A region of the Deltaproteobacteria bacterium genome:
GAGACTGCTTAACAGGAGCCACTTTACATACGTCAAAGGTGTGACGGTATCCTGCTCGATTCCTTTTCTGCTTTTTGGAGTTTGTGTTTTCGGGCCTTTAAACGGGCGAAATTGGAACCAGGCCGCCACAACGAGAATCGCGTAAACAATATACGTTCCCATCCATGCAAGGCTCTGTATTCTTAATCCCACAAGAGGTTCAGCTAAGAATGTATACCCCAGCAAAGCGATAAGAGAACCTGCATTTGATGCCGCGTAGAGCGGGTACGGCTCGTAGTCCTGTCCGGCCGAAGATCGATAGAGCCACAGCTGGGCGACAACCGCCGTTGTTGAAAGGACAATAAAAGGCAGCGCCACATTCAGAAGCAAAATGGTGAGAACATTAAGGAGTGGTGCGTGAGGACTGGGTTCAGCATGGATATTCAACGGCAAATTGATCAGGGGAAGGGCGAGAAGGAGTAGATGCCACCCTCCCATTTTTTTTGCGAAGAGATGGGCGTATAAGTACCCGATCAAAAGCATTGCCTGATAGAACATAAGGCAGGTAAGCCAGACATGGGCTGCACCGCCAAAAAAAGGAGTCAGCAGTCGGCCGACGAGCGGCTCCATCCCGAAAAGAAGGAGTGCACCGGAAAAAACCATACTTGTGAGTACCACCATGGCCAATCTATGGCTGACGGCGCCGGTTTTTGTGTTTACTTTTTCCATTAAGAGTACCCTATTTTCTTTCCCCCCTTTATTAGGGGTTAGGGGGATTTCGCGGCTTTATTACCATATAATGGCAGAGAACAGCTATTAAAAATCAGCGTATCGTACGTGAGCATCAAATCTTTCTAAAACGTCTTGTGATAACTGAAAGGATAATGTAGAATGGCCGCGTATTTGTTAACAATACAGGAGGAAATATTCATGGATTTTCCACATTTGCAGAAACAAGATCCCGAAGTTTATGAACTGGTCAAACAGGAGGAGCAAAAACAACAATACAAACTGTCGATGATCCCTTCCGAAAACTTTTCTTCTCCGGCAGTGCGGGAGGCTTTGGCGTCAGTCTTTGTACATAAATATGCTGAGGGATATCCCCGTAAAAGATATTATGAGGGAAATCAGTTCGCAGATAGTCTTGAGGAACTTTGCCAGAAGAGAGCACGGCAGGCATTTTCTCTTCCGGATGATTGGCATGTGAATGTGCAGCCACTTGCAGGAGCTAATTCTAATCTGGCCGTTTATAATGCTCTTCTGGAGCCGGGCGACACTATTCTGAGCATGTATCTGCCGGATGGCGGACACTTATCGCACGGCTGGTCATTTCCCGAGCAGGATGAACAGGGATTAGGAGGACAGGTTGAGCAATCGATTTATTTAGGAGGGAAGAGAAAGATCAGCATTGTTTCGAAAATATTTAAAGTGGTACAGTACAAAGTAGAGCCTGATACAAGACTCTTTGACTATAAAAAGCTTATGGCAATTGCGAAAGAATATCGTCCGAAAATAATTATTTCAGGGGGTACGGCATACCCGCGCGAGATTGATTATAATGCCCTTCATTCTATCGCGAAAGAAGTAGGCGCTTATTATCTTGCCGATATCGCCCATGAGGCCGGCCTCATTGCAGCCGGTGCTAATAAATCGCCGGTAGGAAAGGCGGATGTTGTAACTTTTACCACGCATAAGACCATCCGTGGACCGCGTGGAGCGGTTATTTTATGCAGAGGCGATCTGGCGGATAAAATTGATTTTGGCGTTTTCCCGGGATTGCAGGGTGGCCCTTTCGAGCACACAATCGCTGCTCTTGCAGTTTGTTTTAAAGAGGCATGTACCCCGGCATTTAAGGAATACGCCTTTCAGGTAGTGAAAAATGCGCAGAGATTGGCCCAGAGGTTCATGGAAAAAGGCTATGACGTCGTTTCCGGTGGAACTGATAAACACCTCGTATTGATTGATATGAGAAGCAAAAATCTTTCAGGCCGTAATCCTGCTAAAGCCCTGGACCGGGCAGGTATCATCATGAATCGTAATTCTGTTCCGAATGAGACGGGATCGCCAATGAATCCATCAGGATTACGTATGGGTACACCAACCATCACGACCCGCGGTATGAAGGAACCGGAAATGGATCAGATTGCGGAGTGGGTTGACCGTGTGATTAAACTCGTTACACCTGCCTGCGAACTGAAACCCGCTGAATTTGAGGAAAACATCAAGAATATTACGGAGCTGGATGGTATAGCCGCAGAAGTGAAATCACTTTGCCGGAAGTATCCGCTGGATATTTGACCGGGAGCATATTTTTAAAATACTTCCCCTCTCTTTGCGGGAGGGGATTATGGATCAGCAAACCATTTTTTCATAAATAGTTTCTTCTCGGCGCAACGGCTTTCGTTCCAGCATGAATCAATGATTACCGGAGACTGACCGCTTGCTTCGATCATCACCTGCCAGGGCCGTTTTTCCAGCACTACGTGAAAGTACGTGGCAAAGCTCTCGGCAAAGTCTTCCCACTGACTCGCTGATGCCTGCAAGGAGGGGAAACTGGAATGGTTCTTAAGGTTTTTGTAGGTGCTCAAAATCTGGTTATTGGAAAGAGGCGCCTTTTCAAACGAATAATATCGGATTGATCCCCGCTCGCGAAATGTATCGTCAAATAAACTTACGATTTTCCCGTCTTTGTTCATTTTCCACGATAGCTTCGGAAACGGCAGTTTTACGGGGGAAGCAGGTTTTGAGTCATCCCATGGAGGATGAACACGGGAAGCCATTCCCAGTGCATGACCGAGTTCGTGCAGGAGAACAAAACGGATGGCATTTACAACAGAATCGTTTCCTTCCGTTTCAATTTTCACTCGAAGCACAATATTCTCATAGGCTTGCGGCTTAAAAACACTGCTTTCTTTCCATGTGCCCCACTCATTTGCCTTTCTTTTTAAGAGAACACCTTTGTCGAGGACGATAATCGCATACGTTTCCTTTCCGTGTTCGTCCCTGACAGCTTCGGTATATCCGGAGCTGCCGAGGTCATTCACAGTGAATATCCCGATCACCCTCTCTTCGGCCAGCCGTTTCACCGGTCCGGGTAACCGGGAGGCAATAATCTTCAATGCTTCAAAAAATTCCGGTGGCGGATGGGCATCTACGGGTCTTTCTGAAAAACCAGACAGTTCATTTTCGATGCAGATGCGTTCAACGAGTTCTGCCGGAGCGGGGGCGATTCTCTGCCATAAGGGATGCGTTTTCCACTTCTCACCCCAGTACTGTATGGCAATAACAGGACTCTCCCGGTATTTCTGACGAAGGTCGGCTTCCCTGGAGGTACACGAGAGAAGAAGTCCCATGATCAGGGTGCAGGATAAAATCCTGCAGAATGGATTCGGTAATAGTGTCATAGTATTATT
Encoded here:
- a CDS encoding serine hydroxymethyltransferase; amino-acid sequence: MDFPHLQKQDPEVYELVKQEEQKQQYKLSMIPSENFSSPAVREALASVFVHKYAEGYPRKRYYEGNQFADSLEELCQKRARQAFSLPDDWHVNVQPLAGANSNLAVYNALLEPGDTILSMYLPDGGHLSHGWSFPEQDEQGLGGQVEQSIYLGGKRKISIVSKIFKVVQYKVEPDTRLFDYKKLMAIAKEYRPKIIISGGTAYPREIDYNALHSIAKEVGAYYLADIAHEAGLIAAGANKSPVGKADVVTFTTHKTIRGPRGAVILCRGDLADKIDFGVFPGLQGGPFEHTIAALAVCFKEACTPAFKEYAFQVVKNAQRLAQRFMEKGYDVVSGGTDKHLVLIDMRSKNLSGRNPAKALDRAGIIMNRNSVPNETGSPMNPSGLRMGTPTITTRGMKEPEMDQIAEWVDRVIKLVTPACELKPAEFEENIKNITELDGIAAEVKSLCRKYPLDI